The Tigriopus californicus strain San Diego chromosome 10, Tcal_SD_v2.1, whole genome shotgun sequence region AGGTAAATATTAATTCCAAATCTATTAGAATTTCTCGAAGAAGGTTTTTTAACCAAATGCAGGTTTATTCTTACATCTCAAATGGTCTTCAATTTCAGTCATTTTTAGAATATTTCGGCATTTGTGGTTGGTTTCCGAAGAAAATAAgtcatgatcagatgaagtgTTTGCATTTTGACACTTTGTATATGGCGTTTTTGTCGTTTGATAAAAtctttgtgcaaatttggatgaaaaaagGATAAacttcctcatttttttttatccatgaTATCTCATTCTATTAATTTAAAATTCTTTAAATTTTACTTGTCcgtaaatgaaaagaaatggtttATATGTAAAACTGAACAGGAGTGAGATTATCTAAGAATCAGAATACCACTAATTTTAAATTGTTTAACATCTTTCGACAGTCTAAGAAGCTGGAAGCTCTCGAATCTTCAAACTTATTCGCTGGAAAACAAAAGTTCCCCTGCCGTTCAATTAAAAACGGATAATTCAAAGGGATTCGTTTGCAGATTGAAGCTTGGATTTCAGCCAATGATTTCAGAGATCCTGGATTGGAGCCATCCGTTCAACTAAGGATGTCTTCGTTGATCTTGGACAACGTTCCGGATGTCCCTCCAACTGACTCGAAGATTTGGGGCTATGGACCTCTCTTGGAAACTCTGCAGTTGTCAAAACTGTTCAAAGACAGCAAGACATTCGTGGATCTGAAGCTAATTCGAAGTGAGGAAGATATTCTCGTGGATTTTCAACATCTCTCATTTCCACCAAAGCAAGACGATTTATTGGCTTTCCTCGAGAGAAACTTCGATCTTACTCCCGGATTGGAATTCGAGGAATGGAACCCACCAGATTGGGTCCCAAAACCGGCCTATCTGGACCAATTGCATGAGAAGCCATTGATTTACGTAGGAATGCAAGTCAACAAACTGTGGAACACCCTTAGTCGACGATGTAGTGCCGAATTAAAGAAAACCCCGGAGTTGTTCTCCAAAATTGATCTTCCTCATGGGTTTATCATGCCTGGAGGAAGATTCCGTGAAATTTATTATTGGGATACTTACTGGATCATTCGAGGTTTGCTCATATCCGATATGGACGTGACAGTGAGAGGAATCCTTGAAAActtcattcatcaaatcaaGCTCTTTGGTCATATTCCTAATGGTACACGGAAGTATTACGAGAGACGAAGCCAACCACCGTATTTAATCAGCATGGTGTCCAAGTACTTGGAGAAAACCAATGACAAAACATTTCTATCTCAAAACTTGGAGCATCTCGAGAAGGAGCTTAAGTTCTTTGAAACTCATCGAACGATCTTGTACAAGTGGAAAGGACAAAACTACCGACTCTTTCACTATGGAGCTGATTGTCGTGGACCGAGGCCCGAGTCATATGTTGAAgatcttgaaattggaacgATGCTTTTCAAAACTCTGAATGAGCGGGAAGAGTTCTATCTCCAAATGAAGGCTGCAGCCGAATCAGGATGGGATTTTTCAAGTCGATGGTTCATTGATCCGAATGGTAATAACATGGGCACTCTTGCCGATGCCAAGACCACCTACATTGCACCCGTGGATTTGAACGCTTTGATGTTCAAAAACTACAATCAAATGGCGTGCTTCTATGACCTAATCGGAGACACTAAGAGGGCCAACGAGCATGTCCTCAAGGCCCGAGAAATGATGAAAGCCATGTGCTATGTTTTCTGGGATGCGGTAGATCACATTTGGTACGATATAGACATGCTGAACCACAAGCATAGAAAATTCTTCTATGCCTCCAATTTATTTCCATTGTGGGCCGAGGCCTATCCCAAAAGGGTGGCGATTGAGATTGGCGAATGTGCCGTGGACTATCTCCTCAACACAGGTGTGACGGAACATAAAGGCGGAATTCCGGCCAGCACCCAACACACGAGACAACAATGGGATTGGAATGCATGGCCTCCCATTCAGCACTTCATTGTGGCTGGTTTAAACAAGACGAAGAACTTGCGGGCTCAACAACTCGCCTTCAAGATAGCAAAAAATTATGTCTCTGGAACAATCGCAAGTTGTAATGTGATTGGTGGAATTTGTGGTTTCTTTGAGAAGTACGATCCTTTGAGACCTGGA contains the following coding sequences:
- the LOC131888821 gene encoding trehalase-like yields the protein MSSLILDNVPDVPPTDSKIWGYGPLLETLQLSKLFKDSKTFVDLKLIRSEEDILVDFQHLSFPPKQDDLLAFLERNFDLTPGLEFEEWNPPDWVPKPAYLDQLHEKPLIYVGMQVNKLWNTLSRRCSAELKKTPELFSKIDLPHGFIMPGGRFREIYYWDTYWIIRGLLISDMDVTVRGILENFIHQIKLFGHIPNGTRKYYERRSQPPYLISMVSKYLEKTNDKTFLSQNLEHLEKELKFFETHRTILYKWKGQNYRLFHYGADCRGPRPESYVEDLEIGTMLFKTLNEREEFYLQMKAAAESGWDFSSRWFIDPNGNNMGTLADAKTTYIAPVDLNALMFKNYNQMACFYDLIGDTKRANEHVLKAREMMKAMCYVFWDAVDHIWYDIDMLNHKHRKFFYASNLFPLWAEAYPKRVAIEIGECAVDYLLNTGVTEHKGGIPASTQHTRQQWDWNAWPPIQHFIVAGLNKTKNLRAQQLAFKIAKNYVSGTIASCNVIGGICGFFEKYDPLRPGVAGGGGEYEVQKGFGWTNGVLVDFIAIYGDDLLQRDTYTPKESGKVYGITKKLGYKANTDLFSCDTASDEVLNLQFKSTTFE